The Agrococcus carbonis genome has a window encoding:
- a CDS encoding four-helix bundle copper-binding protein, which yields MPRERAARCARRGVDMEHDHSAGAAGTDPGSHAEHIEALRRCAEECRRCAEADRREGMDDCAASCESCAEVCEAVASVLERGAMPVDAVSALLAACAAVCRACAAECRRHDAEHCRACAEECERCAEACAA from the coding sequence GTGCCCCGCGAGCGCGCCGCCCGGTGCGCTCGGAGAGGAGTGGACATGGAGCACGACCACAGCGCAGGTGCCGCCGGGACCGATCCGGGATCGCACGCCGAGCACATCGAGGCGCTCCGGCGCTGCGCCGAGGAGTGCCGCCGATGCGCCGAGGCCGACCGCCGGGAGGGCATGGACGACTGCGCCGCGTCCTGTGAGAGCTGCGCGGAGGTGTGCGAGGCGGTCGCGAGCGTGCTCGAGCGCGGCGCGATGCCGGTCGACGCCGTGTCCGCCCTGCTCGCCGCGTGCGCCGCGGTGTGCCGGGCGTGCGCGGCCGAGTGCCGACGCCACGATGCCGAGCACTGCCGGGCGTGCGCGGAGGAGTGCGAGCGCTGCGCCGAGGCCTGCGCCGCCTGA
- a CDS encoding SDR family NAD(P)-dependent oxidoreductase, whose protein sequence is MDLQLTDHVVLVVGGTGLIGRAVARTLAEEGAVVVTAARGEGADLRLDAADDASVEAAVAQVLERHGRIDGLVVAAAPPAQTLDPARASDPAQVAQAVDGKAMTFLRIANAVLPHMRAAGSGRVVGVSGQNALITGNITGAVRNAALIIAAQSLADELAGTGVAVNVVNPGPVTDDARAEVALGKPGESTPQQVADLVVMLLSPRIAVSSESIASGHRVRGAVAL, encoded by the coding sequence ATGGATCTGCAGCTCACCGACCACGTCGTCCTCGTCGTCGGCGGCACGGGCCTCATCGGCCGCGCCGTCGCCCGCACGCTCGCAGAGGAGGGAGCCGTCGTCGTGACCGCGGCCCGCGGCGAGGGCGCCGACCTCCGGCTCGACGCCGCCGACGACGCGTCGGTGGAGGCAGCCGTCGCACAGGTGCTCGAGCGGCACGGCCGCATCGACGGCCTCGTCGTCGCCGCCGCCCCGCCGGCGCAGACCCTCGACCCCGCGCGCGCGAGCGACCCCGCGCAGGTCGCGCAGGCGGTCGACGGCAAGGCGATGACGTTCCTGCGCATCGCGAACGCCGTCCTCCCCCACATGCGTGCGGCCGGCTCGGGCCGCGTCGTCGGCGTGAGCGGCCAGAACGCCCTCATCACCGGCAACATCACCGGCGCCGTGCGGAACGCCGCGCTCATCATCGCGGCGCAGAGCCTCGCCGACGAGCTCGCGGGCACGGGTGTGGCCGTGAACGTCGTCAATCCCGGGCCGGTGACCGATGACGCCCGCGCGGAGGTCGCGCTCGGGAAGCCCGGCGAGTCGACGCCGCAGCAGGTCGCCGACCTCGTCGTCATGCTGCTCTCGCCCCGCATCGCCGTCTCGAGCGAGTCGATCGCGAGCGGCCACCGCGTCCGCGGCGCCGTCGCGCTGTGA
- a CDS encoding DUF4126 family protein produces the protein MSASTRRILLLGVSAGMRSFTPLAALARTHDRAPGARGWRRWPVLRSRVGRAAITGMAALELVGDKSPAAPSRLAPPALLGRASLGAIAGAALASEAGVDAGRRVARGAVLGALGAVLGAMAALAVRSAVVERTPLPDPAVAVLEDAAAIALARASIGA, from the coding sequence ATGAGCGCCTCCACTCGTCGGATCCTGCTGCTGGGCGTGAGCGCAGGGATGCGCTCCTTCACGCCGCTGGCGGCCCTCGCCCGCACGCACGACCGCGCCCCGGGCGCACGCGGCTGGCGCCGCTGGCCGGTGCTGCGGAGCCGGGTGGGGCGCGCCGCGATCACCGGCATGGCCGCCCTCGAGCTCGTCGGCGACAAGTCGCCCGCCGCCCCCTCGCGGCTCGCCCCGCCGGCGCTGCTCGGCCGCGCGTCTCTCGGCGCGATCGCGGGTGCCGCGCTCGCGTCCGAGGCGGGTGTGGATGCGGGTCGCCGGGTCGCGCGCGGTGCCGTCCTCGGTGCCCTCGGCGCCGTCCTCGGCGCGATGGCCGCGCTCGCCGTGCGCTCGGCGGTCGTGGAGCGCACCCCGCTGCCCGACCCGGCGGTCGCCGTGCTCGAGGACGCCGCGGCGATCGCACTCGCGCGCGCGTCGATCGGCGCCTAG
- a CDS encoding ammonium transporter, with protein sequence MDAGSMAFGVVATALVLFMTPGLAFFYGGLVRAKSVISMMMMSFGAIGLVGTLWILYGYNMAAVETPFAFSGNPFSDFGLAAMAAGESANTDLIGVAYGSTFAIITVALISGAIADRAKFGAWMLFAGVFATLGYFPIAAWVWGGGWAYSLGDLLGLPAVIDYAGGTAVHINAGAAALALTFVLRKRVDFTKGAHKPHNVPFVILGASILWFGWFGFNVGAEWLNGLEGAGLITINTLGATAAAICAWMVVEKLKDGKPTSVGAASGAVAGLVAITPACANLTPGWALLLGALSGALCALAVELKYKLGFDDSLDVVGIHLVGGMLGTVYLGFFANGTGLLLGGGFGQLVVQLLASVGVMVYAFVVAFLIGFAIERTMGFRLTEQDEVAGVDRVVHGEAAYEYELERV encoded by the coding sequence GTGGATGCAGGCAGCATGGCCTTCGGCGTCGTCGCGACAGCACTCGTGCTGTTCATGACGCCCGGACTGGCGTTCTTCTACGGCGGCCTCGTGCGCGCCAAGAGCGTCATCAGCATGATGATGATGTCGTTCGGCGCGATCGGGCTCGTCGGCACGCTGTGGATCCTCTACGGCTACAACATGGCGGCGGTCGAGACGCCCTTCGCGTTCTCGGGCAACCCGTTCAGCGACTTCGGCCTCGCCGCGATGGCCGCCGGCGAGAGCGCGAACACCGATCTCATCGGCGTCGCGTACGGCTCGACCTTCGCGATCATCACCGTCGCGCTCATCTCCGGCGCGATCGCCGACCGCGCGAAGTTCGGCGCGTGGATGCTCTTCGCGGGCGTCTTCGCGACGCTCGGCTACTTCCCGATCGCCGCGTGGGTCTGGGGCGGCGGCTGGGCGTACTCGCTCGGCGACCTGCTGGGCCTGCCCGCCGTCATCGACTACGCGGGCGGCACGGCCGTGCACATCAACGCCGGCGCCGCGGCCCTCGCCCTCACCTTCGTGCTGCGCAAGCGCGTCGACTTCACCAAGGGCGCCCACAAGCCGCACAACGTGCCGTTCGTGATCCTCGGCGCGAGCATCCTGTGGTTCGGGTGGTTCGGCTTCAACGTCGGGGCCGAGTGGCTCAACGGGCTCGAGGGCGCGGGCCTCATCACGATCAACACCCTCGGCGCGACCGCCGCCGCGATCTGCGCGTGGATGGTCGTGGAGAAGCTGAAGGACGGGAAGCCCACGTCGGTCGGCGCGGCGTCGGGCGCGGTCGCGGGCCTCGTCGCGATCACCCCGGCGTGCGCGAACCTCACGCCCGGATGGGCGCTGCTGCTCGGTGCGCTCTCGGGCGCGCTGTGCGCCCTCGCGGTCGAGCTCAAGTACAAGCTCGGCTTCGACGACTCCCTCGACGTCGTCGGCATCCACCTCGTCGGCGGCATGCTCGGCACCGTCTACCTCGGCTTCTTCGCGAACGGTACGGGCCTGCTGCTCGGCGGCGGCTTCGGGCAGCTCGTCGTGCAGCTGCTCGCGTCGGTCGGCGTCATGGTCTACGCGTTCGTCGTCGCGTTCCTCATCGGCTTCGCGATCGAGCGCACGATGGGCTTCCGCCTCACCGAGCAGGACGAGGTCGCGGGGGTCGACCGCGTCGTGCACGGGGAGGCCGCCTACGAGTACGAGCTCGAGCGCGTCTGA
- a CDS encoding Na+/H+ antiporter NhaA, which produces MNLSWIRNPQVSAMLLLGAAILGLVLANTALGPALDAAKHAHLPFTILGLDLSAAHWVTDGLLVVFFFVVAVELRYEFTQGDLNSIAKAAVPTIAALGGVALPAIIYFTVAGEDGAQGWPIPTATDIAFALGVLALFGRRLPTAVRALLLALAVIDDLIGILFIAVFFTEQVEVPYLALAAVGVVAFWALGRVYRGRRGSWPLRIALVLVAVITWWLVAMSGIHATIAGVLLGLVLAPAPAESARLKLEPFSNGVVLPLFAFTSASVAIPQVPITELSGVFWAIVIALPVGKLFGVTIAGLVGQAALRVPKADRLRLRELIGIGLLAGIGFTVSLLMNELAHRSAEELIVEGTLGVLTGSLISAVLGGAYVALLSRRYPPVDAAERSSSDAQEQLRRTDAEG; this is translated from the coding sequence ATGAACCTGTCGTGGATCCGGAACCCGCAAGTCTCGGCGATGCTGCTGCTCGGCGCCGCGATCCTCGGCCTCGTGCTCGCCAACACCGCGCTCGGGCCCGCGCTCGACGCCGCGAAGCACGCGCACCTCCCCTTCACGATCCTCGGCCTCGACCTCTCCGCTGCCCACTGGGTGACCGACGGCCTGCTCGTCGTCTTCTTCTTCGTCGTCGCGGTCGAGCTGCGCTACGAGTTCACGCAGGGCGACCTCAACTCGATCGCGAAGGCGGCCGTCCCGACGATCGCGGCGCTCGGCGGCGTCGCGCTGCCGGCCATCATCTACTTCACCGTCGCGGGCGAGGACGGCGCGCAGGGCTGGCCCATCCCGACCGCGACCGACATCGCCTTCGCCCTCGGCGTGCTCGCGCTCTTCGGACGCCGCCTCCCGACCGCCGTGCGCGCCCTGCTGCTCGCGCTCGCCGTCATCGACGACCTCATCGGCATTCTCTTCATCGCCGTGTTCTTCACCGAGCAGGTCGAGGTCCCCTACCTCGCGCTCGCCGCCGTCGGCGTCGTCGCCTTCTGGGCGCTCGGCCGCGTGTACCGGGGCCGTCGCGGCAGCTGGCCGCTGCGCATCGCGCTCGTGCTCGTCGCGGTCATCACGTGGTGGCTCGTGGCGATGAGCGGCATCCACGCGACGATCGCCGGCGTGCTGCTCGGCCTCGTGCTCGCGCCCGCACCGGCCGAGTCGGCCCGCCTCAAGCTCGAGCCCTTCTCGAACGGCGTCGTGCTGCCGCTGTTCGCGTTCACCTCCGCGTCGGTCGCGATCCCGCAGGTGCCCATCACCGAGCTGAGCGGCGTGTTCTGGGCGATCGTGATCGCGCTGCCGGTCGGCAAGCTCTTCGGCGTCACGATCGCGGGCCTCGTCGGGCAGGCCGCGCTGCGCGTGCCGAAGGCCGACCGGCTGCGGCTGCGCGAGCTCATCGGCATCGGCCTGCTCGCCGGCATCGGGTTCACGGTCTCGCTGCTCATGAACGAGCTCGCCCACCGCAGCGCCGAGGAGCTCATCGTCGAGGGCACGCTCGGCGTGCTCACCGGCTCGCTCATCTCGGCGGTGCTCGGCGGCGCGTACGTCGCGCTGCTCAGCCGGCGCTACCCGCCGGTCGACGCCGCGGAGCGCTCGTCGAGCGACGCGCAGGAGCAGCTGCGGCGCACGGACGCCGAGGGCTGA
- the zapE gene encoding cell division protein ZapE gives MPAPISLVERNPAVSAEQIVASLVPPPQFDDATFESYRPDPAHPSQAEAVERMQELAEAWTSPRRGGLFRKKAPEVKPGIYLDGGFGVGKTHLLASLWKAMPGPKRFGTFIEYTALVGALGYAEAVRQLASSTIICIDEFELDDPGDTMVMTRLLGELVAGGTKLAATSNTPPNALGEGRFAAADFLREIQAIADRFQIMRIDGEDYRQRDITGAAPTVEPAELEPALEALGGAVALDDFDALVRHLATVHPSRYVGLVRDVDALGLRDVRVLHDQNDALRFVALVDRLYDAQVAIRATGTTLSEVFSDEMLGGGYRKKYLRAISRLVALAHQE, from the coding sequence ATGCCAGCACCGATCTCGCTCGTCGAGCGCAACCCCGCGGTGAGCGCCGAGCAGATCGTGGCGAGCCTCGTGCCGCCGCCCCAGTTCGACGACGCGACGTTCGAGTCCTACCGCCCCGACCCCGCGCATCCGTCGCAGGCTGAGGCGGTCGAGCGGATGCAGGAGCTGGCCGAGGCGTGGACGTCGCCCAGGCGCGGCGGCCTGTTCCGCAAGAAGGCGCCGGAGGTCAAGCCCGGCATCTACCTCGACGGCGGCTTCGGCGTCGGCAAGACGCACCTGCTCGCCTCGCTCTGGAAGGCGATGCCCGGCCCCAAGCGCTTCGGCACGTTCATCGAGTACACCGCGCTCGTCGGCGCGCTCGGCTACGCCGAGGCGGTGCGGCAGCTCGCGAGCTCGACGATCATCTGCATCGACGAGTTCGAGCTCGACGACCCGGGCGACACGATGGTGATGACGCGGCTGCTCGGCGAGCTCGTCGCGGGCGGCACGAAGCTCGCCGCCACGAGCAACACGCCGCCGAACGCGCTCGGCGAGGGCCGGTTCGCGGCGGCCGACTTCCTGCGCGAGATCCAGGCGATCGCCGACCGGTTCCAGATCATGCGCATCGACGGCGAGGACTACCGCCAGCGGGACATCACCGGCGCCGCGCCGACCGTCGAGCCCGCCGAGCTCGAGCCCGCGCTCGAGGCGCTCGGCGGCGCGGTCGCGCTCGACGACTTCGACGCGCTCGTGCGGCACCTCGCGACCGTGCACCCGTCGCGCTACGTCGGGCTCGTGCGCGACGTCGACGCGCTGGGCCTGCGCGACGTGCGCGTGCTGCACGACCAGAACGACGCGCTCCGCTTCGTCGCGCTCGTCGACCGGCTGTACGACGCGCAGGTCGCGATCCGCGCGACGGGCACGACGCTCTCCGAGGTCTTCAGCGACGAGATGCTCGGCGGCGGCTACCGCAAGAAGTACCTGCGAGCGATCTCGCGCCTCGTCGCCCTCGCGCACCAGGAGTAG
- a CDS encoding sulfurtransferase, giving the protein MTETEHRFAQYAAPERVVSTEWVAAHLDDPDVVIVESDEDVLLYEVGHIPGAVKIDWHVDLNDPVLRDYVSPEAFARLLGSRGIGRDTTVVFYGDKANWWATYALWVFALYGHDRTRIMDGGRDKWIAEGRELTREAPRREPVDYPVVERDDSTLRAFRDDVLAHLGKPLVDVRSPEEYSGERTTAPAYPEEGALRAGHIPTAASVPWGRAVAEDGTFRSREELEAIYLDGAGLRGADDVIAYCRIGERSSHTWFVLTHLLGLPGVRNYDGSWTEWGSLVGVPIAVGDEPGEAPAR; this is encoded by the coding sequence GTGACCGAGACCGAGCACCGCTTCGCCCAGTACGCCGCGCCCGAGCGGGTCGTGTCGACCGAGTGGGTCGCCGCGCACCTCGACGACCCGGATGTGGTGATCGTCGAGTCCGACGAGGACGTGCTGCTCTACGAGGTCGGCCACATCCCGGGCGCCGTCAAGATCGACTGGCACGTCGACCTCAACGACCCGGTGCTGCGCGACTACGTCTCCCCCGAGGCGTTCGCGCGGCTGCTCGGCAGCCGCGGCATCGGGCGCGACACGACGGTCGTCTTCTACGGCGACAAGGCCAACTGGTGGGCGACGTACGCGCTGTGGGTCTTCGCGCTCTACGGCCACGACCGCACGCGCATCATGGACGGCGGCCGCGACAAGTGGATCGCCGAGGGCCGCGAGCTCACGCGCGAGGCGCCGCGGCGCGAGCCGGTCGACTACCCCGTCGTCGAGCGCGACGACTCGACGCTGCGTGCCTTCCGCGACGACGTGCTCGCGCACCTCGGCAAGCCGCTCGTCGACGTGCGCAGCCCCGAGGAGTACTCGGGCGAGCGCACGACCGCGCCCGCGTACCCCGAGGAGGGCGCGCTCCGCGCCGGGCACATCCCGACCGCGGCGAGCGTGCCGTGGGGCCGTGCCGTCGCCGAGGACGGCACCTTCCGCTCGCGCGAGGAGCTCGAGGCGATCTACCTCGACGGCGCGGGCCTCCGGGGCGCCGACGACGTCATCGCGTACTGCCGCATCGGCGAGCGCTCGAGCCACACGTGGTTCGTGCTCACCCACCTGCTCGGCCTGCCGGGCGTGCGCAACTACGACGGCTCGTGGACGGAGTGGGGCTCGCTCGTCGGCGTGCCCATCGCCGTCGGCGACGAGCCGGGCGAGGCGCCCGCCCGATGA
- a CDS encoding SufE family protein: MSLTPGLQQTVDDFQAMPEQDRLQLLLEYADDLPPLPQRFADHPDLLERVAECQSPVYLFVEVDDAVHVHATAPEEAPTTRGFASILAHGLEGASVDAALAVPIDMPRMLGLDRVVSPLRLRGMVGMLGRIQRQIREHAPAS; this comes from the coding sequence ATGAGCCTCACCCCCGGCCTGCAGCAGACCGTCGACGACTTCCAGGCGATGCCCGAGCAGGATCGCCTGCAGCTGCTGCTCGAGTACGCCGACGACCTCCCGCCGCTGCCGCAGCGCTTCGCCGACCACCCCGACCTGCTCGAGCGGGTCGCCGAGTGCCAGTCGCCGGTCTACCTCTTCGTCGAGGTGGACGACGCGGTCCACGTGCACGCGACGGCGCCCGAGGAGGCGCCGACGACGCGCGGCTTCGCCTCGATCCTCGCCCACGGGCTCGAGGGCGCGAGCGTCGACGCCGCGCTCGCGGTGCCGATCGACATGCCCCGGATGCTCGGGCTCGACCGGGTGGTGTCGCCTCTGCGCCTGCGCGGCATGGTGGGCATGCTCGGCCGCATCCAGCGCCAGATCAGGGAGCACGCTCCGGCCTCGTAG
- a CDS encoding alpha/beta hydrolase family protein → MTTGTRRAAAGTRAGRWALVAGGAVVAGAALAVTGASAALGSMLVTPPRKQVDDIVVLGLDERGVRLGRTPDTGLPGTYALWIGERLAVLGEVVAEDARSVTRAVDARSRAMLEGVASARWSGYALFKPRQVTDRVERVDVPTEVGPAPAWIMGEQDASTWCVQVHGRGVTRRETIRAAPIYLERGIPVMAVSYRNDTEAPPSRQGKYRLGLDEWRDVEAAIDIAVERGARRIVLQGWSMGGQIALQVARRSRHRRRIAGIVLDSPVVGWRPTLQLQVALVRMPVWLVDTAVGLLESPAAALSGTRSLDFDELDNVLHADALSQPILLLHSADDGYVPPDASRALAAARPDLVDYREWERARHTKLWNLDRERYEREIGEWLDARGIGFASMSAPS, encoded by the coding sequence GTGACCACCGGAACAAGGCGCGCCGCCGCAGGCACCCGGGCCGGTCGCTGGGCGCTCGTCGCGGGCGGCGCGGTCGTCGCCGGAGCGGCCCTCGCGGTCACGGGAGCCTCGGCCGCGCTCGGCTCGATGCTCGTCACCCCGCCTCGCAAGCAGGTCGACGACATCGTCGTGCTCGGCCTCGACGAGCGGGGCGTCCGCCTCGGCCGCACGCCCGACACGGGGCTGCCCGGCACGTACGCGCTGTGGATCGGGGAGCGGCTCGCGGTGCTCGGCGAGGTCGTCGCCGAGGACGCCCGGAGCGTGACGCGGGCGGTGGATGCGCGGTCCCGCGCGATGCTCGAGGGCGTCGCCTCGGCACGGTGGTCGGGCTACGCCCTCTTCAAGCCGCGGCAGGTGACCGACCGCGTCGAGCGCGTCGACGTGCCGACCGAGGTCGGGCCCGCCCCCGCGTGGATCATGGGCGAGCAGGATGCGTCGACGTGGTGCGTGCAGGTGCACGGCCGCGGTGTGACCCGGCGGGAGACGATCCGCGCGGCGCCGATCTACCTCGAGCGCGGCATCCCCGTGATGGCCGTCTCGTACCGCAACGACACTGAGGCGCCTCCGAGCCGGCAGGGCAAGTATCGGCTCGGGCTCGACGAGTGGCGCGACGTCGAGGCGGCGATCGACATCGCCGTCGAGCGCGGCGCCCGCCGCATCGTGCTCCAGGGCTGGTCGATGGGCGGGCAGATCGCCCTGCAGGTCGCTCGCCGCTCGCGCCACCGCCGGCGCATCGCGGGCATCGTGCTCGACTCGCCCGTCGTCGGCTGGCGGCCGACGCTGCAGCTGCAGGTCGCCCTCGTGCGGATGCCCGTGTGGCTCGTCGATACCGCCGTCGGCCTGCTCGAGTCGCCTGCCGCCGCGCTGAGCGGCACGCGCAGCCTCGACTTCGACGAGCTCGACAACGTGCTGCACGCGGACGCCCTGTCGCAGCCGATCCTGCTGCTCCACTCCGCCGACGACGGCTACGTGCCGCCGGACGCCTCGCGCGCGCTCGCCGCCGCGCGGCCCGACCTCGTCGACTACCGCGAGTGGGAGCGCGCGCGGCACACGAAGCTGTGGAACCTCGATCGGGAGCGCTACGAGCGCGAGATCGGCGAGTGGCTGGATGCGCGGGGGATCGGGTTTGCGTCGATGAGCGCACCGAGCTGA
- a CDS encoding DUF3000 domain-containing protein — translation MDTSSAAPAPEPEAFRAAVDQLRRAELRSELSVREIPAPGRIAPFSFAIAADVGTPDHGRDSDLGTGRFILMHDPEEPEAWGGDFRIVSFTQASQDPEIGVDPFLAEVTWTYLLEALEQRGAEYHSESGTATKILSIGFGELAAQGEGAQIELRASWTPTGYDFGAHLTAWTDLLCAIAGLSVQPGATGLDAHRRTRG, via the coding sequence GTGGACACGAGCAGTGCAGCCCCCGCCCCTGAGCCCGAGGCGTTCCGCGCCGCGGTCGACCAGCTGCGGCGCGCAGAGCTGCGGAGCGAGCTCTCGGTGCGCGAGATCCCGGCCCCGGGCCGCATCGCGCCGTTCTCGTTCGCGATCGCTGCCGACGTCGGCACCCCCGACCACGGCCGCGACTCCGACCTCGGCACAGGCCGCTTCATCCTCATGCACGACCCCGAGGAGCCCGAGGCGTGGGGCGGCGACTTCCGCATCGTGAGCTTCACCCAGGCCTCGCAGGATCCGGAGATCGGCGTGGACCCGTTCCTCGCCGAGGTGACCTGGACGTACCTGCTGGAAGCCCTCGAGCAGCGCGGCGCGGAGTACCACTCGGAGTCGGGCACCGCGACGAAGATCCTCTCGATCGGGTTCGGCGAGCTCGCCGCGCAGGGCGAAGGCGCCCAGATCGAGCTGCGCGCGTCGTGGACCCCGACCGGTTACGACTTCGGCGCTCACCTGACGGCCTGGACCGACCTGCTGTGCGCGATCGCCGGGCTCTCGGTGCAGCCCGGCGCGACCGGCCTCGACGCGCATCGGCGCACCCGTGGCTGA
- a CDS encoding HRDC domain-containing protein, translating into MPLAQAVGPLEVIADAESLKAAADRLHAGSGPVAVDAERANGFRYSARAYLVQVHRRGAGTVLVDPVAVDDLTRLQEAIGGEEWIIHAASQDLPCLREVGLEPARLFDTELGARLAGFDRVGLAAVTERLVGLRLRKEHGASDWSTRPIPRSWLEYAALDVEVLPDARDALAEELTRQGKQELAEQEFAYALERRPKPPAAEPWRRLSGIHAIRDRRQLAVARELWLARDELARETDTAPGRLVPDRSLLAAAIADPESKGRLAARKDFTGRASRAELDRWWAAIERGRAREELPPLRVRSDEPPPPRFWKQRRPEADARLKAARAAVQEVADALSMPSENLLMPDTLRRVAWEPTEPTAEAVAQVLRERDAREWQVAATAQRIAAAFVEADQAPVEAAEPDS; encoded by the coding sequence CTGCCGCTCGCGCAAGCGGTCGGCCCCCTCGAGGTCATCGCCGACGCCGAGTCGCTCAAGGCCGCCGCCGACCGGCTGCACGCGGGCAGCGGGCCCGTCGCGGTCGACGCCGAGCGCGCCAACGGCTTCCGGTACTCGGCCCGCGCCTATCTCGTGCAAGTGCACCGCCGCGGCGCCGGCACCGTGCTCGTCGACCCCGTGGCGGTCGACGACCTCACGCGCCTGCAGGAGGCCATCGGCGGCGAGGAGTGGATCATCCACGCCGCGAGCCAGGATCTGCCGTGCCTGCGCGAGGTCGGCCTCGAGCCCGCGCGGCTGTTCGACACCGAGCTCGGCGCCCGCCTCGCGGGCTTCGACCGCGTGGGCCTCGCCGCGGTGACCGAGCGGCTCGTCGGGCTGCGGCTGCGCAAGGAGCACGGCGCGAGCGACTGGTCGACACGACCGATCCCCCGCAGCTGGCTCGAGTACGCCGCCCTCGACGTCGAGGTGCTGCCGGATGCGCGCGACGCCCTGGCAGAGGAGCTCACGCGGCAGGGCAAGCAGGAGCTCGCCGAGCAGGAGTTCGCGTACGCGCTCGAGCGCCGGCCCAAACCCCCTGCCGCCGAGCCGTGGCGGAGGCTCTCGGGCATCCACGCGATCCGCGACCGTCGGCAGCTCGCCGTCGCCCGCGAGCTGTGGCTCGCGCGCGACGAGCTCGCGCGCGAGACCGACACCGCGCCCGGGCGGCTCGTGCCGGATCGTTCGCTCCTCGCCGCCGCCATCGCCGACCCCGAGTCGAAGGGCCGCCTCGCGGCGCGGAAGGACTTCACGGGCCGCGCGAGCCGGGCCGAGCTCGACCGCTGGTGGGCCGCGATCGAGCGCGGCCGCGCGCGCGAGGAGCTGCCGCCGCTGCGCGTGCGCTCGGACGAGCCGCCGCCCCCGCGCTTCTGGAAGCAGCGCCGGCCCGAGGCCGACGCGCGCCTCAAGGCGGCCCGCGCCGCGGTGCAGGAGGTGGCGGATGCGCTGTCGATGCCGTCCGAGAACCTCCTGATGCCCGACACCCTGCGCCGCGTCGCGTGGGAGCCGACCGAGCCGACGGCCGAGGCGGTCGCGCAGGTGCTGCGCGAGCGCGACGCACGCGAGTGGCAGGTTGCGGCGACCGCACAGAGGATCGCTGCGGCGTTTGTAGAGGCTGACCAAGCCCCCGTCGAGGCCGCGGAGCCGGACTCGTAG